CGCTACAAGGCAGATCCCTCGATCGGACCGTCACCTTGCGCTATCCGCCCCACCTGCTCGAAGAGATCCGCTCCCGCCTGCCGGCCTCCGAGGTCGTCGGCCGGCGCGTGCGCCTCAAGAAGGCGGGCCGGGAATGGCGCGGCCTGTCGCCGTTCAACGCGGAAAAATCGCCGTCGTTCTACGTCAACGACCAGAAGCAGTTCTATCACTGCTTCTCGTCGGGCAAGCACGGCGACATCTTCACCTTCGTGATGGAGACCGAAGGGGTCTCGTTCCCGGAGGCCGTGGAGCGCCTGGCCAACGAGGCCGGTGTGGCGCTGCCGGCGCCGAGCGAGGCCTCGCGCGAGAGCGAGACGCGCCGCCGCGGCGCGCTCGAGGTGATGGAACTGGCCTGCGTCTTCTTCGAGGAGCAGCTGGCCGGCCGCGCCGGGGCCCGCGCCCGCGACTACCTCGCCGGCCGCGGCCTCGACGGCGAGGTGGGCCGCACCTTCCGCCTCGGCTACGCCCCGCCCGAGCGCTACGCGCTCCGCGACTACCTCGCGGCCCGCGACGTGCCGGCCGAGCTGATGGTGGAACTGAACCTGCTGACCACCGGCGACGACATCAAGGTGCCGTTCGACCGGTTCCGCGACCGCGTGATCTTCCCGATCCGCGACGTGCGCGGCCGTGTGGTGGCCTTCGGCGGCCGCGGCATGAGCCCGGATGCCAAGCCCAAATACCTCAACTCCTCCGAGACGCCGCTCTTCCACAAGGGGCGGATGCTCTACAATCACCACGCCGCCCGGAAGAGCGCCCACGACACCGGCCGGGTGATCGCGGTCGAGGGCTATGTCGACGCCATCGCGATGACGCTCGCCGGGCACCCGGAGGTGGTGGCCTCCCTCGGCACGGCGCTGACGGAAGACCAGCTCGCCCTGCTCTGGCGCATGGCCGACGAGCCGATCCTGTGCTTCGACGGCGACGGCGCCGGCCGGCGCGCCGCCTACCGCGCCCTCGACGTGGCGCTGCCGGCGCTCCAGCCCGGAAAGTCCCTGCGCTTCGCCCTGATGCCGGAGGGCCAGGACCCGGACGACCTGCTGCGCACCGGCGGCCCGGGCGCCATCGACCGGGTGCTCGACGGCGCCCGGCCGCTGGTCGACGTCCTGTGGTCGCGCGAGACCGAGATGAGCCCGGTCGACACGCCGGAGCGCCGGGCCGGCCTCGCCCAGCGCCTGCGCGAGATCGTCAACGGCATCCGCGACGAGACCCTGAAGCGCTACTACCGCGACGAGATCGAGGCGCGCTTACGGTCCTTGAGCCCCAACGGCGGCGCCCGCCGAGAGGGCGGCGCGGATCGGGCGTACCGGGAGCGTGCGCCCTTCGTGCCGCGCGGGCGCGGGCAGCCCCAGGCGCCGGTCTCGCCACGGCTCACCGCCCGGGCGAGTCCGTTGCTCGCCCGCTCGTCGCTGTTCTCCGGCGGCTCGTCCTCGCGCGAGGCCCTGATCGTCGCGGCCCTCCTGGTCCATCCGGAGCTGCTGGCCCGCGAGGCCGAGGAGCTGGCCGAGGTCGAGTTCGAGGGAGCGGATGCCCGCGCGCTGCGCGGCGCGCTGCTCGATCTCGCGGCGGAGGGCGGGGCGGGCGACGCCGCGTTCCTCGACGCGCGGCTGGAGCGGGCCGGGCTCGCGGCGGCGGCGGGTCGGATCGCCGGCTTGGTGCGCCCCGGTGACCGCTGGGTGCTCGATCCGCACGCCGATCCCGTGCGGCTGGAGGACGCGCTCCGACAGGCCGTGATCTTGCACCGCAAGGCCGGAACGCTACATAGCGAACTCCGGGCCGCCGAACGCGCCCTGGCGGACGAGGAGACGGAGGCCAACTTCGCCTGGCTGCGCGACGTGAAGACCCGCCTCTCCGTAGTGGCGGGCGCCGAAGCCGAGGCCGAGGCGACCGAAGAGACGGAATCGCCCTGACGCCGAACCCAACTTGGGCGAGGTGCGGCTTGCGGCTTTCGTCCGGACTAGTTAACGGCAAGTCGATCGAATGGCTTGCACATTTGCGTGAGTTCCTGGGGCGGCTCGTGCGCCGTCCGACGAGACATCACGGTGCCGGCACGGCGGGAGCCTCCCCCGCCCGGGCACTGCCGACACCGGGAAGCATAGGCTGAGCATGGCGACGAAGGCAACGGAACGAGACGAGACCGAGGCGGCCCCCGAGCAGCAGACCGACGGCCCGCTCCTCGACCTGACGGATGCCTCCGTCAAGCGGATGATCAAGCTCGCCAAGAAGCGCGGCTACGTCACCTACGACGAGTTGAACGAGGTGCTGCCGCAGGAGGAATTCA
This is a stretch of genomic DNA from Methylobacterium sp. 17Sr1-1. It encodes these proteins:
- the dnaG gene encoding DNA primase, which encodes MRYPPHLLEEIRSRLPASEVVGRRVRLKKAGREWRGLSPFNAEKSPSFYVNDQKQFYHCFSSGKHGDIFTFVMETEGVSFPEAVERLANEAGVALPAPSEASRESETRRRGALEVMELACVFFEEQLAGRAGARARDYLAGRGLDGEVGRTFRLGYAPPERYALRDYLAARDVPAELMVELNLLTTGDDIKVPFDRFRDRVIFPIRDVRGRVVAFGGRGMSPDAKPKYLNSSETPLFHKGRMLYNHHAARKSAHDTGRVIAVEGYVDAIAMTLAGHPEVVASLGTALTEDQLALLWRMADEPILCFDGDGAGRRAAYRALDVALPALQPGKSLRFALMPEGQDPDDLLRTGGPGAIDRVLDGARPLVDVLWSRETEMSPVDTPERRAGLAQRLREIVNGIRDETLKRYYRDEIEARLRSLSPNGGARREGGADRAYRERAPFVPRGRGQPQAPVSPRLTARASPLLARSSLFSGGSSSREALIVAALLVHPELLAREAEELAEVEFEGADARALRGALLDLAAEGGAGDAAFLDARLERAGLAAAAGRIAGLVRPGDRWVLDPHADPVRLEDALRQAVILHRKAGTLHSELRAAERALADEETEANFAWLRDVKTRLSVVAGAEAEAEATEETESP